In Morococcus cerebrosus, a single genomic region encodes these proteins:
- a CDS encoding siderophore ABC transporter substrate-binding protein yields MLRLTALAVCCALALGACSPKDSASNQNAQTASAAQTEGAGLTVKTTRGDAKVPQNPERIAVYDLGMLDTLSKLGVKTGLSVDIKNRLPYLDEYFKTTKPAGTLFEPDYEALNAYKPQLIIIGSRAAKAFDKLNAIAPTIEMTADTANLKESAKERIDALAQIFGKQAEADKLKAEIDASFEAAKTAAQGKGKGLVILVNGGKMSAFGPSSRLGGWLHKDIGVPAVDEAIKEGSHGQPVSFEYLKEKNPDWLFVLDRGAAIGEEGQAAKDVLNNPLVAETTAWKKGQVVYLVPETYLAAGGAQELLNASKQVTDAFKAAK; encoded by the coding sequence ATGTTACGTTTAACTGCTTTAGCCGTATGCTGCGCCCTTGCTTTGGGCGCGTGTTCGCCGAAAGATTCCGCTTCAAACCAAAACGCCCAAACCGCTTCCGCAGCCCAAACCGAAGGCGCGGGTTTGACCGTCAAAACGACGCGCGGCGATGCGAAAGTGCCGCAAAATCCCGAACGTATCGCCGTTTATGACTTGGGTATGCTCGATACTTTAAGCAAATTGGGCGTGAAAACCGGTTTGTCCGTCGATATAAAAAACCGGCTGCCTTATTTGGACGAATATTTCAAAACGACAAAACCTGCCGGTACGCTGTTCGAGCCGGATTACGAAGCGCTCAACGCCTACAAACCGCAGCTCATCATCATCGGCAGCCGCGCAGCCAAAGCGTTTGATAAGTTGAACGCCATTGCGCCGACCATCGAGATGACCGCCGATACCGCCAACCTCAAAGAAAGTGCCAAAGAGCGTATCGACGCGCTGGCACAAATCTTCGGCAAACAGGCGGAAGCCGACAAACTGAAAGCCGAAATCGACGCATCTTTTGAAGCCGCGAAAACTGCCGCGCAAGGTAAAGGCAAAGGTTTGGTGATTTTGGTCAACGGCGGGAAAATGTCCGCCTTCGGCCCGTCTTCACGACTGGGCGGCTGGCTGCACAAAGACATCGGCGTTCCGGCCGTTGACGAAGCCATCAAAGAAGGCAGCCACGGTCAGCCCGTCAGCTTCGAATACTTGAAAGAGAAAAATCCCGACTGGCTGTTTGTCCTTGACAGGGGCGCTGCCATCGGCGAAGAAGGACAGGCGGCGAAAGACGTGTTGAACAATCCGCTGGTCGCCGAAACAACCGCATGGAAAAAAGGACAAGTGGTTTACCTCGTTCCCGAAACCTACTTGGCGGCGGGCGGCGCGCAAGAATTGCTGAACGCTTCCAAACAGGTTACCGACGCGTTTAAGGCTGCGAAGTAA